A genomic region of Raphanus sativus cultivar WK10039 chromosome 6, ASM80110v3, whole genome shotgun sequence contains the following coding sequences:
- the LOC108811260 gene encoding vascular-related unknown protein 3-like — MENSALSNCVRRTIFSTQKRTMQEDLEESSWTIYFETEDRTCHYDDSSMISDAASPMAYVEEDTASSPSKRTKGYSEMEDDTTEEKNMNTTKTEDKGLNKKGIIMNEDYCAELKKRGLCLVPLSMLSNYIG; from the exons ATGGAAAACTCAGCACTGAGCAACTGCGTAAGGCGTACGATATTCTCTACTCAAAAGAGAACAATGCAAGAGGATCTAGAAGAGAGTAGTTGGACAATTTACTTTGAAACCGAAGATCGTACATGCCATTATGATGATTCTTCCATGATCTCAGACGCTGCGTCCCCTATGGCCTATGTCGAAGAAGACACGGCTTCATCTCCTTCTAAAAGAACGAAG GGTTACAGTGAGATGGAAGACGATAccacagaagaaaaaaacatgaacaCTACTAAAACTGAG GATAAGGGATTGAATAAGAAAGGGATAATAATGAATGAAGATTATTGCGCAGAATTGAAGAAGCGAGGACTTTGCCTAGTTCCTTTGTCCATGTTGTCAAACTATATTGGTTGA